A window from Paraburkholderia acidiphila encodes these proteins:
- a CDS encoding carbohydrate ABC transporter permease, with product MKKFRFPRVGIPLLALIWLAVTTIPFIFMVVSSFKSQEETFATNVWAPPSHLFFGNYAAVLQGPFFTYFRNSVFTVGVSVALIVIISAMAAYVFARMRFAMNKMLFGLVVAGMIVPLHATLVPIYLLTRNLGLYDTPFALLGPYVALSLPVSIFILTEFMRQIPRELEEAAKLDGCSPFRIFWRIFFPLSGPGLATVAIFNGIGLWNEFIFAYMLTSTAEHRTLPLAIWDFMGQYASNIPSMLSVLVLTSLPLIVAYAFGQERVIKGMMAGSLKG from the coding sequence ATGAAAAAATTCCGCTTTCCGCGCGTGGGGATTCCACTGCTCGCGCTGATCTGGCTGGCCGTCACGACGATCCCGTTCATCTTCATGGTCGTGTCGAGCTTCAAGAGCCAGGAAGAGACCTTCGCGACGAACGTGTGGGCGCCCCCGAGCCATCTGTTTTTCGGCAACTACGCCGCTGTGCTGCAGGGGCCGTTCTTCACGTACTTCCGCAACAGCGTGTTCACCGTGGGCGTTTCGGTGGCGCTGATCGTCATCATCAGCGCAATGGCCGCCTATGTGTTTGCACGCATGCGCTTCGCGATGAACAAGATGCTTTTCGGTCTCGTGGTCGCCGGCATGATCGTGCCGCTGCACGCCACGCTGGTGCCGATCTATCTGCTCACGCGTAACCTCGGTCTTTACGACACGCCGTTCGCGCTACTCGGCCCCTATGTGGCGCTCAGCCTGCCGGTGTCGATCTTCATCCTGACCGAGTTCATGCGCCAGATTCCGCGCGAGCTCGAAGAAGCCGCGAAGCTCGACGGCTGCAGCCCGTTCCGCATTTTCTGGCGTATTTTCTTCCCGCTTTCGGGGCCGGGGCTCGCCACCGTGGCGATCTTCAACGGCATCGGTCTCTGGAACGAATTCATCTTCGCCTACATGCTCACGTCGACGGCCGAGCATCGCACGCTGCCGCTCGCGATCTGGGACTTCATGGGGCAATACGCTTCGAACATACCCTCGATGCTGTCCGTTCTCGTGCTCACGTCGTTGCCGCTGATCGTTGCCTACGCATTCGGTCAGGAGCGCGTGATCAAGGGGATGATGGCCGGCTCGCTCAAGGGCTGA